The genomic DNA AGATCAGATCAACATGCTGACAGATCAGCAAGGATTTATCCACCCAACCCCAAAATGGAGGCTGGCATTACCTCGAGTTTGATGGTGCAAGctcccagacagacacactcacctACTTTCAGCCTGCGGGACaggacaaacaaagaaaagagaacaaATACAATTGGGTCACATAcaaatttttcttttgtttttttgctgtaatgCTTAATGGATGCAGCTTAATggaactttttaaaaaaacaaaacaacaactataaACTGTAATCGTCTAATAGTAGTTTGCACATGCACTATAATATTTTACTATGACTGCTTGTTGTGATTTCCCAGCTATTTTCACGTTGTCAAAATTGTGAGAATATGTATGAATATGTATGAGTTTGTCATGTCTCAGCCATATATTTAATGTATCCTGAGATGTTTTGATTTGGTATgagacaaaaactaaaatgtgatgtataATGGCCCTTGAAATGAATTCTATTTAGTTTAATTCCATTTTcattccatttgtttttgtctcatctttGTATGTACAGTACTTATTCGATGTGGTTCAATGGGACATGATTTAATAgggaaacagacaaaaaaaacacagggaggCAGTGATTGGGAAAAGTGGGACAAACTGCTTGATAGATGGACAGTTTATACAACAGACTCAGGAGTATAACTAATGTATAGTAGTTAATGAAATTTGATCTTGTCTGTAAGTGATTTATGTCAAAACTCTTCACATGAGAAATTAACTATAATGTTCTTTAAATTACTCATGAGGCACTTAATCTAGCTGATTCAAAGTTAAGACAAAGATGTGTTCATCTGTTCATACCTTGAGATCCTCAAAGGCCTTTCAACTTTTATAAAATTATTTTGTGCCCATGTTCAAGTATTTCCAttattgcatttacattttacttttcagttgttttctgcTCTTTAAGATGTactttgtaaattatttttgaaCCATTAAGCATTCATTTACCTTAATAAGAGTATTTACCATAATAAGAGTAGTGAGGACTGGAGGGATAACAGATACTAAACATTTGTTTCTAATTCTAATAAATTTATATAAACTGGTTTATTTAGACATCCTTTGACTCTTTAAATCTGGAAGTAACGGACGCCAGAGACAACCATCAATGGCCAAGGGTGTTAATACTGTATCTCTGCAGTGTCCTCGCTCAATTACAGTGAACATGCTGCAGATAATACAGCAGATGATCATCTCCAAGGTTTATgtagggaaaagaaaaaaaacaacacctcaAATACCAGTTGTGTAATTCTAACAGTTACGTGAACAAGAGCAGACAGTTGGGAGGATCATGATCGCCTACACATGAACTGATAATCCTGTCATGCTACGTGACAGAAGTCACAGCTGGTTTAAAAACATAGTTTCCATCACTGCTGTTTACAAAttaagagagaagagaaaatccCTCACACAGGAAGACTGGACTGTCATCTGAGGAAACAAAAGAgcgcactgctgctgctgctctctggtgGACACTTGAAGGACCAACACCATTGTTGAGGACAGtcagtatatataaatataaatgaagacAGGAGTTGCATCAACTGTTAACTCAGACTTTATTTATGACAAGGGGGGCGGGGAAACAGTTCTActgagcctgctgctgctgatctggCATACTCCTGATGATGTCAGAATcacctgaaaaagaaaacatgaaaggGTTAGTGGATCAAAATTTTATAAATACTGCAGCACAAAAACATCCACTTAAATCATCCAACATGCAATGGACAATACTTTATCTAAATTTGTAACCATGCAAACCACAAAGGCTGCAGTTCAATGCTCCCCTTTTAAAACAGCTTTGATGCAAATTAAAAAACCCATAACCAATACATGTTGGAAACCGTTCACATATTTAAGTTTATCATAGTTAAGAGAATATAGAGTAGTTAATATTTTGACAGTAAAGTTCCAGCCCATCTTACATCTGTTAAAGATAATTATTAAATGCAACGTAATGTCAAGCTACCATTGTAACTCAGCTACCCATTTCACTGAAATACTGCTATTGTCCCACTCGTGGAGAATCGACTTATTGAAGTATGTCCACCTCCACAGTCGGATGGAAAATGCCCCTTTCAGCTCATTAGTTTAAGGTGGTTTGACAAGCACCATTCTTAGTCCTCCTGCCAtcctttaacatttaaaaatgtttaagcTGATAAAACATAAACTCTCTTCTTCTcagtctaaaaaaaacatactggtCTCAATTTTGACACGTCTGTGCCACATTCTTTTGTATACAGGCTTCTTCTCTGTGCAAGTGGGGTACAAGAATACTTTAAATGAGCAGGTTCATTTGATCTATGAATTAATATGATGTGGTTGAAATCTTCAGTCTGTGTTTGCAGACCTTAACTGATGTTCAGGTACATCACGAAGACAAGTACTAGTAACCCTAGGCTAATAGCCATGTATCAATTTTGCTACCAGACAGCATCCGGAACACGCTTGGATATGTAAAACTCCATTACTCCATTTAATATGCCAGCGTAGACCCACTGGAATTTATCTTTAGCTGTCAATAGGATTAGTGTTAGTGGCACTTCACATAAATACTGATATCGAAACAGGGACTCACCAGGATCAATGATAGCCAATGTGCACACCCTGTAGTATTTGCCACAGGCTGTGCCAAGCTCAATATTGTTTCCACTGTAGTGGTGGACACCAGTCTTGGCCAGCATGGCGTAATACTCAATCTCAGATTTCCTGAATAAAACAGAGGCAAAGAAAATGAGCCAAAGAAGGGAATACAAGAGgacagacaataaaaataactgcATCGTTTATGTGCAGACAAATCATGCTGCCCCAACAGACACAATATGTCCAACTCATTTGTAACAGTTGAAGATATTTGAGGATTTACCCCCACTGTGAATCCTGATATGCATGTCACACAAAGgtcaatgtaatgtaaatttTCAAAAACCCTCAATCAAGCTAACAACAATGTTAGGGAATAACATATCATTCATGTTCTGTATATTAAAgtgatttacattattattcaaGTGTGTTTCTATTAGCTgcttgtaaaagaaaaaacacatttaactgaACCAATACCACCATCATCTCCCTTTTAAATCAGACATTACCAGTGAACCAGAAGTCAGACTTTTCCTCAGCCTatactttaaaatataatatgtataaagATGTTGTACTTATTTaatcaaacatatttattgaAAAAGACTGTTTTATCTGATCagagtaaacaaataaaaacaaaggcatTACCAAAgtgtaaacagaaacaaacaaatttgCGTTACTGTTGTGAGTCTGTCACTTCGTTGTTCTTTGAGCTTTTACAGTTGTTTctataatgttgcattactgcatTTATTACCTTTGTCTGTTTTATATATTATGACACCAATTCACACATGGTTAGAAGCTTTACAACAAATACATGTCATGTACAtaagaaattatttttatttcatggagCAGTCTCCTATTTACAGACCCATGATTTGATGATTTTGTATGTAACAGGCTGGTTTCCTTCCATCTGGAAATTCATCTAACAATTAATGTCATAATCAATTAACAATTTGATTATTTCTTGGTTAACTCTAATGGTATCGTTTagtcaaaaatgtcagaaaatgttgattgaaaTGTTGAGTTTCCcaaatgatgttctcagatgtcttgtttcagttttatttctttttcaaatggattaaatacaccagaaactattcacatttaagaagcagaaacatttGAACGTTtagaataattaataaaaaaacaagtgataaaTTGACCaaataattatcaaaatagttgacgttTCATTCTGTAATCATTGCAACTCTACTTACATCATTTACACGCTTTCTTAAAGCAAAGTTATGCCTAATGATGCAGACAGAGGTCTATGGCGTCTTACCTGAGAGCAGGGCAGTTGTTGGCCAGGATGACCAGCTTGGCTTTTCCCTGCCGGATCATCTTCTGCGACTGTTTGTAGCCCAGGACATATTTGCCACTCTTCATCACCAGCTGGAGTCGGGAGTTGATGGACTCCATGGACtttttctgaataaaacacacatcatcCAATATGACGAATTTAACAGCTACTGTTGCAGgcaaaacagacatttatgaAGTTGATACAAAGATAAACCAAGTGGACACAAAGAGGGCAGTGTGGTGCGATTTTGGCGTAGAACTATGTGAATAAATGTCACTAAACTGGCATTTGCtgtacattacatttagcaAGTTAGCATTAGCTAGGCTTCTAAAGCCAGAAAAACATACGAGTACACAGCAATTTCAGAGAAACAGACACGAGCGGCTATATAATTGTATTAAAGCAACAACCGCACGCTTTACTGTGTATGTTAACGGTTTTAGATTGGTTTCTAAAGACATTAGCGGCGCTGGTTAGCAGGCCCTGACAGATAAACTCGTCCACGTGAAGCAGCGTGTGCCCCGGCCCCAGCCGCCCGCACAACTCACCGTCTTCTTAGCGGCCACCATGTTTGCGGTTAAGTCCTGACCGGCCAACCTGTGGACGACGAAAGGGGAAGAGAAGTGTTTTGTTAACGGGTGGGACgaaaagaaatgtcaaaatgtgataGAAAACGTGAATTTTATCAAGAAAACGCAGAGCTCGTCTTACTGTGAGATAACTCCAATATGGCCTCGGAGAGAAAGGAAGGACCATCATGCATTGCGCCGGTATCAATCCGAGGGCCTGCGCAGAAGACTATTGCGCACACCGCTGACTGCCCGTTAACACTAACCATAATAATATTCAAGGAACAAGGACTGCACGCAGTCATTGCCGGGCTCTCTCGCGCAATGTATCACTTTTTATCCTAACCTTATCACACAATAGCTCTAGggcaagttcgttcaaatactgttggtgcgaaatggccaaaatcgcctcgtATACTGTTGAGTAGTTAATGCGAGATCATGTGTTTAGTTGTAAAATTCAAACTTTTAATGTCTGTTACagtatttctatttttgtaGTTTGTTCAGCTTCTTTAGTACAGAAGCTTCATACTGTGTGACACCACTCCCCAAATTTGAACaactaaacattttatttctcagtgtttgtttgtttgttattattgttattattattattattatcatcattattattattaccattattattattattattattattattattattattattttgaaataagtTGTAGCTCTGCTACAATTAATTGAAGTGATTTCTTCTGAATGCATAGCAAATACGGGGTACCCCCTGGTGGAAGACAGTTTTAATTTGTCGGGTAGTagttaaataattaattgtgGGGGTTTTTTCTTGCTCAACGTCACCTTGGCATTTGGTCTAATTTTAAATGCTGGCACCACTTTCTCCGCCCCTAAAGGTGGCCACTGCGCACTAAGTGAATAATGTGCTACTGTCCCTGTGACAGCCTCTTGGTAACAGCTTATGTTTTaggacacaacaaaaacaccattTAGCAACTGACAAACGCGACGTGAGCGCCTTGACGCTGGAGGAAGAACTGCGGTGCGTAATTACGCACAGGAGCagaggattttttatttttttacaagcaGACAAAGTCTTAGTGTTTTACCTCCCAGGGATTCGCTCTTCATTGCGAGGACTCCTCTTCATTCACATAGACGATATCTATGCTCGACGTCACCAGTGCAGCTACAGCCTCACCTGTTCACTCTGAACTTCACCATCCAGTCTCTGTGAGCGCAGGACAGGATGGGATGCTCCACCAGTTCCCAAACTTCAGCGGTAGATACGACTCGACCGAGTTCTAAGCCCGAGGAGAGCAACGGAGCCAGCACCACAGGTGACGTAAGATTTACAACATATATAGCACATTATAATGACGTTTTGGACTTATAGATACAAGTTAACTGCGTGTGTAGCTATTTTTAGTGGCCAAACACAAAGTATTAGGTTACATgaaaattctgaaaataatgGTGGCAAAAAAAGCATGGAAACAATGTACTATGTGTCTATACAAAAATTAATCAAGGCATCTTTAGTTTCAcaatttgtatttcatttaatttaattcaactTCATTtccattacatttcatttaatgttattttatttttattgtatatatataagatGTCTCTGGCTTCACTGTATAAATGTTTATGCTCATTACTTTTTCACAATTATGGAATAAACACTCAAATACTAAGTACTTAATTTCACTAAATAATCAGAATATTACATAACATGTTGGAGGACATGTTGGAAGTCAATTGCTGTCTCCATATAAAGTTAAAACATCGATTCAATTGTATGTGACCACTTTCATCTGATAATTCTGACAAGGATAGCAGTGTCACAGTCTGCATGCAAATGACCACTggtgtgtttctctttcttcaGTATCTGGTTGCTGTACATTTAGTGAGCCACAGCTCCACGGTGACAGGATGGGAAAGTTTATTGACATTATTTAACACTGGTCTCTGGCTCTGTCCTCCTCAAGAGGGACGGCAACAAGAAAGCAGATTTGGTAACAGTCTACAGTTTCAGTAGGAAATGGAGAGGCCACTTTAGACCCTCCCTTGTTGCAGGAGGTCAGAGATGACCTGGCTCTAGTGCACAAGAGGAGcttataaatacagtatgtgcaggaCATTGTCTATTTATAATGAACAGCATTTGAAAGATTCTCCTTTTTGTATTTCCTTCTAGTGTTCCTTAAACATGCATATTATTGTCATAA from Solea senegalensis isolate Sse05_10M linkage group LG20, IFAPA_SoseM_1, whole genome shotgun sequence includes the following:
- the rpl30 gene encoding 60S ribosomal protein L30 is translated as MVAAKKTKKSMESINSRLQLVMKSGKYVLGYKQSQKMIRQGKAKLVILANNCPALRKSEIEYYAMLAKTGVHHYSGNNIELGTACGKYYRVCTLAIIDPGDSDIIRSMPDQQQQAQ